In Miscanthus floridulus cultivar M001 chromosome 8, ASM1932011v1, whole genome shotgun sequence, the sequence GAACAGGCCTTGTGTCCTCGCACCCGTTTAACATCAGGAGTCGTAAACCGGCTCCCGCCTCCCGGAGCCGGTCCGGGAACACTACCAAAGGGCCCTTGCGCGGCTCATCTTCTTACCTTCTTTTCTAGCGCTACAATTGATCCGACAGGAAAACTGCAGAGAACAACGAAGTGTTCAGTGTTCTAATCCGTGCTGCTGTCCGTAGGAGTGCTGAAATCACTACAAAAAATTCAAGATTCCCTGGCTGGCTGGCCTACAAATGGAGAGTGATCCGTCGTCGTTCTCGCCAATCGGGGTGGACGCCATGAGCGGCGGCTACTTCATggccggcagcagcggcggcggctatgggggcggcggcggcattaTGAGCGCCGAGGTGCCGCACTTCCACCCCGGCATGCTTCTTGACCACGGCGGCTTCGGGTTCGGCCTCGGCGACGCGGCGGgatgcggcgccggcgccgcgacGGCGACGGACCTGGTGGGCGCGCACTACGCGGCGAACAACATCGTGCTGGCCTCCTTCGCCAGCCAGCTCTTCGCCAacaccaccgcgccgccgccgccgccgccgccgccgccgcaggatgATCGTACCGGCGGGAGGACGCCTCCGGAGGAGATGGACGACGACGTGTACGGCGTTGCCGGCAGCGACGGCCGCGTCGCGGCGAGCTTGCGGTGCCCCAGCCAACCGGGGGCCATGGCGGTCTGGTCGTCGCCATCGTCGTCCAAGAAGCCGTACGGTATCTGGACCAGCGCCGGCGGACCAGTAGCCGTGTCGGCCCATGACCCGTACCACCTCGCCGGGGCCGGGCTCCCCGAAGCGGGAGGCGGGTTCCACTACCCGCTTGCCGCCGCCTGCAGTGGCGCCAACGCGTCCGCGGCGCCGGCGAGCGAGCTGTCGCTGACGCTGTGCTCCAAGTCCATCTTGTCCTCGGACAGCGCACTGAACGCCGTGGAGCAGTGCTCCTCGGGAGGGAGCCGCTCCGCGCTGACCGAGCTCCCGCAGGTGCTGCACCCGCGGGCGCGCTCCCGGTCCGGGATGGCGCCGCACTTCACCGTTGTGGTGGCGCGCTCCCGGTACGCGGCCGTGGTCCAGGAGGTGCTCAACGACGTCGTGGGTCACATGCTGGACGGCGTCGCCGACGTGGCCGACGACTCGTGCAGCGGCGTCGACGGCGGCTCGGTCGGCGCACCGTCCGCGGTGAGCTCCAACCGGTTCATGGTGGCCTCGTCGGCCGACGCCGGCGCGCGCTGGGGAGAGGCTCAGAGGGTCCGGAGCAAGCTCCTCAAGACGCTTCAACTGGTGACGATTCGTTCGTTCACACTAATAATTAATTACCCTGTCAAATTTTGGATCTTTATTGTGTTTGACGATGATCTGCAGATGGACCAGAAGTACAACCAATGCTTGGACGAGATCCAGAGCACGACGGCCAAGTTCAACAGCCTGATGCACTCGCCGTCGGGCGCCGGCAACGGCGGCAGCATCTGCGCGCCATTCGCGCACCGCGCCGTGTCGGCGATGTACCGCGGCCTGAGGCGGCGGCTTGCCGGCGAGTTCATGTCAGCGGCGAGCAGGGCCAGCTGCTGGGGCGAGTCGTCGTCGTCGGTGACGGTGaccgcggcggccggcggcggcgtggagcGGAGCTGGGAGTCGGCCTTCATACAGAAGCACTGGTCGGCACAGCAGCTGCGGCGCGCCGAGCAGCAGTGCTGGCGGCCCCAGCGCGGCCTGCCGGAGAAGTCCGTCGCCGTGCTCAAGTCCTGGATGTTCGAGAACTTCCTGCACCCGTAAGTCCGTCTGTTCACGATTCTTGCTGCGCGAATGCTGAAATGCGTTTGCCAAATCCGACATTGTTGACCAGGTGCTCTGCTCAGGTATCCCAAGGACCATGAGAAGGACGTGCTGGCTGCAAGAAGCGGCCTCACCAGGAACCAGGTAGAGATCGAAATCCCATCAGACTTATTTCAAGATCAGTCTTATGGGGGATGGATTTGAGTGAGTTTTGCGTTTTGCAGGTGTCGAATTGGTTCATAAACGCACGGGTTCGTCTGTGGAAGCCGATGATCGAGGAGATGTACCAGGACCTGAAGAGGAGCTCGggcgcaggaggaggaggagggcaggGGCCGGCgatggagcagcagcagcacatgaGCAAGCGTCGACTCTGCCAGCTAGATGATGGTGGCCAGTGAACCAGCTCC encodes:
- the LOC136471404 gene encoding BEL1-like homeodomain protein 2; this encodes MESDPSSFSPIGVDAMSGGYFMAGSSGGGYGGGGGIMSAEVPHFHPGMLLDHGGFGFGLGDAAGCGAGAATATDLVGAHYAANNIVLASFASQLFANTTAPPPPPPPPPQDDRTGGRTPPEEMDDDVYGVAGSDGRVAASLRCPSQPGAMAVWSSPSSSKKPYGIWTSAGGPVAVSAHDPYHLAGAGLPEAGGGFHYPLAAACSGANASAAPASELSLTLCSKSILSSDSALNAVEQCSSGGSRSALTELPQVLHPRARSRSGMAPHFTVVVARSRYAAVVQEVLNDVVGHMLDGVADVADDSCSGVDGGSVGAPSAVSSNRFMVASSADAGARWGEAQRVRSKLLKTLQLMDQKYNQCLDEIQSTTAKFNSLMHSPSGAGNGGSICAPFAHRAVSAMYRGLRRRLAGEFMSAASRASCWGESSSSVTVTAAAGGGVERSWESAFIQKHWSAQQLRRAEQQCWRPQRGLPEKSVAVLKSWMFENFLHPYPKDHEKDVLAARSGLTRNQVSNWFINARVRLWKPMIEEMYQDLKRSSGAGGGGGQGPAMEQQQHMSKRRLCQLDDGGQ